From Eleftheria terrae, the proteins below share one genomic window:
- a CDS encoding LysR family transcriptional regulator codes for MQQIDPGDLLLFARVAEAGSFTRAAERVGLPKSTVSRRLALLERQLGERLLMRTTRKLSLTDFGLALLEHARQVAAEVDAAASLALHRQALPSGRLRVSLPGEFGGLDLSAFLAEFLLRHPAITLEVDVSARRVDLVGENYDLAIRMGALQEDSSLAARRLFTHTWGLYAAPSYLALRGTPQQPADLLQHDGLPLRASNGEFMPWVLLRGEERWQGLPPPRGTANSPPLLMGLALQGIGIVALPDVLAAAWVAEGRLVRVLAAWCLPELPAWAVFPGRRLMPAKTRVFLQMLQEALEQQGVAGVTV; via the coding sequence ATGCAGCAGATTGATCCGGGCGACCTCCTGTTGTTTGCCCGCGTGGCCGAGGCCGGCAGCTTCACGCGCGCTGCCGAGCGGGTCGGCCTGCCGAAGAGCACTGTCTCGCGCCGCCTGGCCTTGCTGGAGCGGCAGCTGGGTGAGCGCCTCTTGATGCGGACCACGCGCAAGCTGAGCCTGACGGATTTCGGCCTGGCCTTGCTGGAGCATGCCCGCCAGGTGGCCGCCGAGGTGGACGCCGCCGCCTCCCTGGCCCTGCACCGGCAGGCCCTGCCGAGTGGGCGCTTGCGCGTCTCGCTGCCGGGGGAGTTCGGCGGCTTGGACCTGTCCGCCTTTCTGGCCGAATTTCTGCTTCGGCATCCCGCCATCACGCTGGAGGTCGATGTGTCGGCGCGCCGGGTCGACCTGGTCGGCGAGAACTACGACCTGGCCATCCGCATGGGTGCCTTGCAGGAGGATTCGAGCCTGGCGGCCCGGCGCCTGTTCACCCACACCTGGGGCTTGTATGCCGCGCCGTCCTACCTGGCGCTGCGCGGTACGCCGCAGCAACCCGCCGACTTGCTGCAGCACGACGGACTGCCGCTGCGGGCGAGCAACGGCGAATTCATGCCCTGGGTGCTGCTGCGCGGCGAGGAGCGCTGGCAAGGGCTGCCGCCGCCGCGCGGCACGGCGAATTCGCCGCCGCTGTTGATGGGGCTGGCCTTGCAGGGCATCGGCATCGTTGCGTTGCCCGACGTACTGGCGGCGGCTTGGGTCGCCGAGGGGCGGCTGGTGCGGGTGCTGGCGGCCTGGTGCCTGCCGGAGCTGCCGGCCTGGGCGGTCTTTCCGGGGCGGCGACTGATGCCGGCCAAGACCCGCGTGTTCCTGCAGATGCTGCAGGAAGCCCTGGAACAGCAGGGCGTGGCCGGCGTCACTGTCTAG
- the hpaR gene encoding homoprotocatechuate degradation operon regulator HpaR codes for MPAVIQHRNLPHALLRAREAVMRYFRPNLKLAGVTEQQWRVIRTLSQHGEMEIGRIAEACSIPGPSLTGVLERMERDDWIKRFRISTDQRKVVVELTPKSRRLVDKMASRVDARYQEIESQLGPQVLGRLLELLDRVAALPDPGQIEPVKLPISRRQRTPVPRKAPLARPRVMASPSRPR; via the coding sequence ATGCCCGCCGTCATACAGCATCGCAATCTGCCCCATGCCTTGCTGCGAGCGCGTGAGGCCGTCATGCGCTACTTCCGCCCCAACCTCAAGCTGGCCGGCGTCACCGAGCAGCAGTGGCGCGTGATCCGCACCCTCTCGCAACACGGCGAGATGGAGATCGGCCGCATCGCCGAAGCCTGCAGCATTCCCGGCCCCAGTCTCACCGGCGTCCTCGAGCGCATGGAGCGTGACGACTGGATCAAGCGCTTTCGCATCTCCACCGACCAGCGCAAGGTGGTCGTCGAGTTGACGCCGAAGAGCCGCCGCCTGGTCGACAAGATGGCCTCGCGCGTCGATGCCCGCTACCAGGAGATCGAGTCCCAACTGGGACCGCAGGTGCTGGGCCGGTTGCTCGAGTTGCTGGACCGCGTGGCTGCCTTGCCGGATCCCGGCCAGATCGAGCCGGTGAAGCTGCCGATCTCGCGCCGCCAGCGCACGCCGGTGCCTCGCAAGGCGCCGCTGGCGAGGCCACGAGTGATGGCCTCGCCGTCCCGGCCCCGCTGA
- a CDS encoding FMN-dependent NADH-azoreductase, whose translation MKILQVNSSARAEGSQSALLADQLVARLKAAASDAELVLRDLARTPHPALDEAALQALFTPAEQRTAGQAARVALDDTLISEIQAADVVVLGVPMYNFGISTQLKNWIDAIARARVTFRYTETGPEGLLTGKKVYVVLTRGGRYRDTPADTQVPYLRTVLAFLGMTDIEFIYAEGMAMGEDAQRAALSDAQRQIEAVLA comes from the coding sequence ATGAAGATTCTGCAAGTCAACTCCAGCGCTCGCGCCGAAGGCTCCCAATCCGCCCTACTGGCCGACCAGCTGGTGGCCCGGCTGAAGGCCGCCGCGTCCGACGCCGAACTCGTGCTGCGCGACCTGGCCCGCACGCCGCACCCGGCACTCGACGAGGCCGCGCTGCAGGCCCTGTTCACGCCGGCCGAGCAACGCACCGCCGGGCAAGCCGCCCGCGTGGCGCTGGACGACACGCTGATCAGCGAGATCCAGGCGGCCGACGTGGTGGTGCTCGGGGTGCCGATGTACAACTTCGGCATCAGCACCCAGCTGAAGAACTGGATCGACGCCATTGCCCGGGCCCGCGTCACCTTCCGCTATACCGAGACCGGCCCGGAGGGCCTGCTCACCGGCAAGAAGGTCTACGTCGTGCTGACCCGCGGCGGCCGCTATCGCGACACGCCGGCCGACACGCAGGTGCCCTACCTGCGGACCGTGCTGGCCTTCCTCGGCATGACGGACATCGAGTTCATCTACGCGGAAGGCATGGCGATGGGCGAAGACGCTCAGCGTGCAGCCCTCTCCGACGCCCAGCGCCAGATCGAGGCGGTGCTGGCCTGA
- a CDS encoding pirin family protein: protein MNRSPDLPETVTHARRVERLVQGTATSDGGGVKLTRVLTQPLQRRLDPFLMLDAFHSDDPDDYGAGFPDHPHRGFETVTYMIAGRMRHRDSAGNEGLLGHGGVQWMSAGRGLVHSEMPEQEAGLMQGFQLWLNLRSQDKMGSPWYRDIQAADVPQFDTAAGVTARVIAGSSHGVPGAVQRPHTEPLYLDLQFGKGSHFEQSLPSGHNAFVYVYEGELDIGGQAVPAQRMAILANAPDADGVVLRSRGRARALLIAGRPLNEPIAQYGPFVMNSNAEIFQAVDDFRAGRFTAAA from the coding sequence GTGAACCGCTCACCCGACCTGCCTGAAACAGTCACCCATGCACGCCGGGTCGAGCGCCTGGTGCAGGGCACCGCCACCTCAGACGGTGGCGGAGTCAAGCTCACCCGGGTCCTGACCCAGCCGCTGCAGCGGCGGCTCGACCCCTTTCTGATGCTTGACGCCTTCCACAGCGACGATCCGGACGACTACGGAGCCGGCTTCCCCGATCACCCGCACCGGGGCTTCGAGACCGTCACCTACATGATCGCCGGCCGCATGCGGCACCGCGACAGTGCCGGCAACGAAGGTCTGCTCGGCCACGGCGGTGTGCAGTGGATGAGCGCCGGGCGCGGCCTGGTGCATTCAGAGATGCCGGAACAGGAAGCCGGCCTGATGCAGGGCTTCCAGCTGTGGCTGAACCTGCGGTCCCAGGACAAGATGGGCTCGCCCTGGTATCGCGACATCCAGGCCGCAGACGTGCCGCAGTTCGATACCGCCGCAGGCGTGACCGCCCGGGTCATCGCCGGCAGCAGCCATGGTGTGCCGGGTGCCGTGCAGCGGCCGCACACCGAGCCGCTTTACCTCGACCTGCAGTTCGGCAAGGGCAGCCACTTCGAGCAATCCCTGCCTTCCGGACACAACGCCTTTGTGTATGTGTACGAGGGGGAACTCGACATTGGCGGCCAGGCCGTGCCGGCCCAGCGCATGGCCATCCTTGCCAATGCGCCGGACGCCGACGGGGTGGTGCTGCGCAGCCGCGGCCGCGCACGTGCACTGTTGATCGCGGGGCGCCCTCTGAACGAACCGATCGCCCAATACGGCCCCTTCGTGATGAACAGCAACGCCGAGATCTTTCAGGCGGTGGACGACTTCCGCGCCGGCCGCTTCACGGCCGCCGCATAA